A window of Martelella mediterranea DSM 17316 contains these coding sequences:
- a CDS encoding ABC transporter substrate-binding protein has product MPLSTSFLRVSAVASLLLALPAVSAHAEETFVVSNWGYSNEFYEPFIFEPFEKAHDVRIVVETGGAPERLNKARIRGGVDVILLTDKFSQIGINQGAFEKIDSSKLSNFDELYDAAKNPQGEYGPAYTFGRYGIVYDKTRTDTPVTSWCDLWRDDFAGAIAMPAFNTTGGPLTVMMAGKCVGSDAFDDPDTAFAKMAELKPNIVKTFSSGSELTNLLSTGEAFIGLAQDYAFPAIQAANPNIGWAELSEGDFRMMNTYNIPKNAKHKDLALAFIDFSISMQAQKDAAIELVSGSGPVNKTVELTPEQASQLVYGEKAVLSMQPTPYDKLLDVNDDWERRWNDVFGR; this is encoded by the coding sequence ATGCCGCTTTCCACGTCTTTTCTCAGGGTGAGCGCCGTTGCCTCGCTTCTCCTTGCCCTTCCCGCCGTTTCGGCCCATGCCGAGGAAACCTTCGTCGTTTCCAACTGGGGCTATTCGAACGAGTTTTACGAGCCCTTCATCTTCGAACCCTTCGAAAAGGCGCATGATGTCAGGATCGTCGTCGAAACCGGCGGCGCTCCGGAACGGCTCAACAAGGCGCGCATTCGCGGCGGGGTCGACGTCATTCTGCTGACAGACAAGTTCTCGCAGATCGGCATCAATCAAGGCGCTTTCGAGAAAATCGATTCCTCCAAGCTTTCGAATTTCGACGAGCTCTATGATGCCGCCAAGAACCCGCAGGGGGAATACGGCCCGGCCTACACCTTCGGTCGTTATGGCATCGTCTACGACAAGACCCGCACCGACACGCCGGTCACCTCGTGGTGCGATCTGTGGCGCGACGACTTCGCCGGCGCCATCGCCATGCCAGCCTTCAACACGACCGGCGGTCCGCTGACGGTGATGATGGCCGGTAAATGCGTCGGTTCCGACGCGTTCGATGACCCGGACACCGCCTTTGCCAAGATGGCCGAACTGAAGCCGAATATCGTCAAGACCTTCTCCTCCGGCTCGGAGCTCACCAATCTTCTGTCGACCGGCGAGGCCTTTATCGGTCTCGCACAGGACTATGCCTTCCCGGCGATCCAGGCCGCCAACCCGAATATCGGCTGGGCCGAGCTTTCGGAAGGCGATTTCCGGATGATGAACACCTACAACATCCCGAAGAACGCCAAGCACAAGGACCTCGCCCTTGCCTTCATCGATTTCTCGATCTCGATGCAGGCCCAGAAGGACGCGGCGATCGAACTGGTCAGCGGTTCCGGCCCGGTCAACAAGACCGTGGAACTGACGCCGGAGCAGGCCTCCCAGCTCGTCTATGGCGAAAAGGCCGTGCTCAGCATGCAGCCGACGCCCTACGACAAGCTGCTCGACGTCAATGACGACTGGGAGCGTCGCTGGAACGACGTCTTCGGGCGCTGA
- a CDS encoding ABC transporter permease: MSSRVSIVQRISALGPWLLVLPATAVLVFILVIPVAGTLAESFSNPAGLFANYRDFFADSYNRTVMIRSFRIAFLSTLTALVLGFGGAYMIANASQGVKRVLLILSVFPLLTSVVVRSFSFMAILGRNGVVNTALIKLGIISEPLEMLFTQGAVIAGLAYLFTPLMILSLVGVLENIEDDLYLAAGSLGASPASVFFQVTLPLAVPGMIVGSILVFTGSLATFVTPTLLGGEPQMTLATLLYQKAMISFDWGVANTIAAIMMATAIFCVVVLGTIASRISARRAVH; the protein is encoded by the coding sequence TTGTCGTCCCGCGTCTCCATCGTGCAGCGCATCAGCGCTCTTGGCCCGTGGTTGCTGGTTCTGCCGGCAACCGCGGTGCTGGTTTTCATCCTGGTCATTCCGGTGGCGGGCACGCTTGCCGAAAGCTTCTCCAATCCGGCCGGGCTTTTCGCCAACTACCGCGATTTCTTCGCCGACAGCTATAACCGAACGGTGATGATCCGTTCGTTCCGCATTGCCTTCCTGTCGACGCTGACGGCGCTCGTCCTCGGCTTCGGCGGCGCCTACATGATCGCCAATGCGTCCCAAGGCGTGAAGCGCGTCCTGCTGATCCTGTCGGTGTTCCCGCTTCTGACCAGCGTGGTCGTCCGCTCCTTCTCCTTCATGGCGATCCTCGGGCGCAACGGCGTGGTCAACACCGCGCTGATCAAGCTCGGCATCATCAGCGAACCCCTCGAAATGCTGTTCACGCAGGGCGCGGTGATCGCCGGCCTTGCCTATCTGTTCACGCCGCTGATGATCCTGTCGCTGGTCGGCGTGCTCGAAAATATCGAGGACGACCTCTATCTCGCGGCCGGCTCGCTCGGCGCCTCTCCCGCGTCCGTCTTCTTTCAGGTCACGCTGCCGCTCGCCGTGCCCGGCATGATCGTCGGTTCGATCTTGGTGTTCACCGGGTCGCTCGCCACCTTCGTCACGCCGACGCTTCTCGGCGGCGAGCCGCAGATGACGCTGGCGACACTGCTTTACCAGAAGGCGATGATCTCGTTCGACTGGGGCGTGGCCAACACCATTGCCGCGATCATGATGGCAACCGCGATCTTTTGCGTCGTGGTGCTCGGCACGATCGCCAGCCGCATCTCGGCCCGGAGGGCAGTGCATTGA
- a CDS encoding ABC transporter permease, giving the protein MTGRRIHPLSKLFGWLVILFLAGPIVIVIGTSVSDTPYLAFPPQGFTLKWYANVFNHSGFLDTFIISMQVAVGGTLIALVTGLAAAYALTRYRMKIPGWYGSVFFLPFFIPEIVFGFSLLKTLIVQFQLPILPSLILGHAILCLPYMVRVIGASLAGFDFSIQEAAISLGMHPVKAFWTIVLPNIRSGVIAGMVLAFITSLNDMAVALFLTGPGISTLPIEVFTYVQQFFDPTVSAVSVLLMGVTILVMMLIERSLGLSKTVQ; this is encoded by the coding sequence TTGACCGGACGCCGCATTCATCCACTGTCAAAACTGTTCGGTTGGCTGGTGATCCTGTTCCTGGCGGGGCCGATCGTGATCGTCATCGGCACGTCCGTCTCCGACACGCCCTATCTCGCCTTCCCGCCGCAGGGCTTCACGCTCAAATGGTATGCCAATGTGTTCAATCACAGCGGCTTTCTCGACACCTTCATCATATCGATGCAGGTGGCCGTCGGCGGCACGCTGATCGCGCTGGTCACCGGTCTCGCGGCCGCCTATGCGCTGACGCGCTACAGGATGAAGATTCCCGGGTGGTACGGCTCGGTGTTCTTCCTGCCGTTCTTCATCCCGGAAATCGTCTTCGGCTTTTCGCTGCTGAAGACGCTGATCGTCCAGTTTCAACTGCCGATCCTGCCGTCGCTGATCCTCGGCCATGCGATCCTGTGCCTGCCCTATATGGTGCGGGTGATCGGGGCGAGCCTTGCGGGCTTCGATTTTTCCATCCAGGAGGCCGCCATCAGCCTCGGCATGCATCCGGTCAAGGCGTTCTGGACCATCGTCCTGCCCAATATCCGCTCGGGCGTGATTGCCGGCATGGTGCTCGCCTTCATCACCTCGCTGAATGACATGGCCGTGGCGCTGTTCCTGACCGGGCCCGGCATCTCCACCCTGCCGATCGAGGTCTTCACCTATGTGCAGCAGTTCTTCGATCCGACCGTCAGCGCCGTTTCCGTGCTGCTGATGGGCG